One window from the genome of Anopheles merus strain MAF chromosome 3R, AmerM5.1, whole genome shotgun sequence encodes:
- the LOC121597657 gene encoding gamma-secretase subunit pen-2, which produces MDLSRAPNERKLYLCKWYFKAGFALLPFLWSINTVWFFNEAFRKPAYEEQKEIKKYVIFSLVGTLVWVVAIISWVVTFQLKRTDWGEFADNISFIIPLGQA; this is translated from the exons ATGGATCTATCACGTGCCCCAAACGAAAGAAAGCTGTATTTGTGCAAATGGTACTTCAAAG CCGGATTCGCGCTACTGCCCTTCCTATGGTCCATCAACACGGTCTGGTTCTTCAACGAAGCGTTCCGCAAACCAGCCTACGAAGAGCAGAAGGAGATTAAAAAAT ATGTGATATTCTCGCTAGTAGGAACGCTAGTGTGGGTGGTGGCCATTATATCGTGGGTAGTAACGTTCCAGCTAAAGCGAACCGACTGGGGAGAGTTTGCCGACAACATCAGCTTCATCATACCCTTAGGGCAGGCGTAA